In Candidatus Endomicrobium procryptotermitis, a genomic segment contains:
- the queC gene encoding 7-cyano-7-deazaguanine synthase QueC — MKKEKKAIILFSGGLDSTTVLCYALSKGYKCESLIFNYGQRHDREIKSAVKIAEKLKVRYSIVSLSLPWSKDALTNKSIKVPKNKVIAQKIPITYVPGRNTLFLSYGLSFAESIKAQSIFIGANALDFSGYPDCRPQFIEAYNKLLKALGLKIKIKAPLIHMTKAQIIKLGTKLKTPYKYTWSCYNGLKKPCGKCDSCKLRAKGFKEAGLNDPSA; from the coding sequence ATGAAAAAAGAAAAGAAAGCCATAATTTTATTTTCCGGCGGGCTTGATTCAACTACTGTTTTGTGCTATGCGCTTTCAAAAGGATATAAATGCGAATCTCTTATTTTTAATTACGGACAACGTCATGACAGAGAAATTAAGTCCGCGGTAAAAATAGCAGAAAAATTAAAAGTTCGATATTCTATAGTAAGTTTATCTCTTCCATGGTCAAAAGACGCTCTTACTAATAAAAGCATTAAAGTTCCCAAGAATAAAGTTATTGCGCAAAAAATTCCCATTACTTATGTTCCCGGAAGAAATACTTTATTTCTTTCTTATGGCTTATCTTTTGCAGAATCAATAAAAGCACAAAGCATTTTTATAGGTGCAAACGCTCTTGATTTTTCAGGTTACCCAGACTGTAGGCCTCAGTTTATAGAAGCTTACAATAAACTTTTAAAAGCTCTTGGGCTAAAAATTAAAATCAAAGCACCTCTCATTCACATGACAAAAGCACAGATAATAAAACTCGGAACAAAATTGAAAACTCCTTATAAATATACATGGTCATGCTATAACGGACTGAAAAAACCGTGCGGCAAATGCGATTCATGCAAGTTAAGAGCCAAAGGCTTTAAAGAGGCGGGATTAAATGATCCATCAGCCTGA
- the queD gene encoding 6-carboxytetrahydropterin synthase QueD — translation MKYKLSVVKGFASAHCLREYKGKCENMHGHNWKVRAAFCGNKLDSTGMLMDFTDIKARLDKIIHYLDHKFLNEIPPFNDINPTAENIAAYILNELKKVEIDTAKVCEVEVWESETSSAMAEAE, via the coding sequence ATGAAATATAAACTTTCCGTAGTAAAAGGATTCGCCTCGGCTCACTGTCTAAGGGAGTATAAAGGCAAATGTGAAAATATGCACGGACACAACTGGAAAGTGCGAGCGGCTTTCTGTGGAAACAAACTGGATTCAACTGGAATGCTTATGGATTTTACCGATATTAAAGCTCGTTTGGATAAAATAATACACTATCTCGATCACAAATTTCTCAACGAAATTCCTCCGTTTAACGACATAAATCCTACAGCTGAAAATATAGCGGCGTATATTTTAAATGAATTGAAAAAAGTGGAAATCGATACGGCAAAAGTATGCGAAGTAGAAGTATGGGAAAGTGAAACGTCTTCAGCAATGGCAGAAGCTGAGTAA